In the genome of Neodiprion fabricii isolate iyNeoFabr1 chromosome 4, iyNeoFabr1.1, whole genome shotgun sequence, the window TTTGAAACGACTTTCGTATGATGTTCGATTTAAAATAACCGTTAAAAGACATTCCATATGAAGATAAAGATTCGACACGCTAATTCCAGCATTGTACAAATTTGACACTgcaacaatgaaaaataaggaaaatagTAGGGGTGAGCGGGACACAGATAAGCATTCCTAGTACATGCAGCTAGCGccatttctaattttttggCACATTAGGTAGAACTGCAATTCTCATACCGAGGTGAAAGTTGGCGGACTGAGTAatcgactgcgcatgcgcaaaataATGGGTCTCCATTCGTCGGCGGGATCGTGCCGCGTCAATATTTTCGTCTGTAAAGCAGGGCAGCCAACTTACTCTGTAGCGTAACTCGGTTTATAACAAAAGTTTGCCAAATCAGAAGGTCTGCAACTATTCGAGATCAGCCTAacgtaaaaaaagaattgcaTCGAAATAAGCTCTGTAAGCTGTGTttgacgaatgaaatttaggCGACCTGCCTGCATGAAAATCAGGAAAAGCTTAGTTTCGCCGTTTCTATTTTTcgacaaataattcaattaattgaattaatcTAGATGCGAAATCGAgtatataattgaaataaacatttttagcGTCAACGATAGACTCCCTGATGTTGTGTTTGACCAAgggacaaaaattttctgacgaTATTACGATAGATTTTGTGAAGCTAAGCTTTCTCAACGTGTCTTCTGAGCCCCTAGACTCTCCCCttcatatataaatataattcaatgTACATGGTATGTACGTCactatattcaaaattatacaatgTTTTATGGcagtgtgaaaatttgaagaatttgttgttatttgttacatgatatatattatacatatatgtatacataatacatatattatatataaatgaataatggTCTGGTAtgactgaaaattttaatcagtTCTATCAAGATACacattacatatttattatagatatatttatatgatgAGTGAAAATGGTTTATCCttctataaatattaattgcCCTACGGTTTTTCTTATAAAGTACGATTTTTCCGAAGCACCTTGTGCGTAATATAATGATTTATAAATAGCTATTACCAACTATTGAAATGTTTATTGACTATTTCATAGTGAAACTAGCAAATGTAATAATCTTACATTCTACTGTTAcatcgaaaaattgataggATTATTTTTCAGCTCGAAAGCCAAATAATTCTTACgtgtaatttaaaaactgtaaaaatcagtcttataattttcttctctcgtTATGAACATGAAACGTACTAAAATTCGATGTGATGGCCTATATTGTAGTTCGAATGAGCTTGTCCTGATGTTATATGGTTAAGGAATTCATTAAAGAATTGGCGGAAGGTATGTTAAAAATAGGAATGGCAGAATGGAGCATGATCTATCTATTTGCGAGACATGAACTGGAAATGTACTTGATTTTTATACTGTTGCGTAGATCCATTTTTGAATGAACATTGGTTAAATAtgacaaatattttcgatcaatcaagacaataataattgaacattttttaaacttgtatGTAGCACTTTAggcgtatatatgtataattaatatacgtgtacaaaCGTTTCATATAGAAGTCCAATTAACAAGAAGACGAGTTTGAATTGTGGATaatgttaaattttattttagctCTAGCCGTATTTACTTCACCTTATTTAAAACTCAAACTGGGCTTCCTGTGATGATTATGATAAGAGCGTCAaagatgacgatgatgatagtagtgattatttattatcttcttcgcatattatgaaaatattaacatACCAAAGTACTTTGATGCTTCGCAAATAGATGAATTCATTCGTTTTCTATTGCCGAACACGGATGACACGCGACACCTTAATCGTCGCTTACAGAAACGTCCACTTACGATTCAAAAATACATCTATCTTGTGAAAATTCAGTGGTGCATACGTACATACTTATAGGGAAATACGTAtgaaatcgatcgattttttctcTCGCTTCATCGAGAGTACCTACGATAGTAAGACCTacttaaattattaaaaaatcttcACTCGTTGCTGTTATAATGCTGTagcattttgaaatttttattgaaaaattatttacaatgattaagggattaaaaaatttgaaaacatttaaaatgGAATTCCTGTACCGTTCTACGCCTAATTTAAgaatttccaaaattgtaACACGATTGAAGAAGGCGAGAAAAAACgtgtattgttttcatttgGCTTTCCTGTATATGTATCAGAGAAAATACTcgtatattcataaatataatatactaaATGTTGTTGAGGCACGtattaaaaatgaacaaaaccGATATCTTATATATTATTAGATAATATACGTACTTGTACAATTATTGAAATGATATTCATGACCAGAAATTGAACAAGGAAAATGTTGTGTCCTACGAACCAAGAGCagcgaaattttttgacattCTTATAAACGTATTTTCTCTGCTGCTGCATAGAAAACCGTCAAGAATTAAATGCACGTGGTATTGTGTATAGTATGGAATTATTTCCCTATAGATGAAGTACAGCCATCAAGAATAATGGACTCAGTTCTTGACACGCAATAGCTACCAAAGGACATGATGATGGATTTCAACAAGCACCTTTGCATAATATTGCGTTTTGTTGATTTGATAGATTCAATATTCTATTcatgttataaaatatactcacgtAACATGTGTATCAAGCCTCCatgtatgaatataataaatatatttaaacatAGCCAAGCAGGCGTTGCAGTCAATAGAACTTGCTGCATACTTACATCCATGACAAAGGAGGATACTTGCATCTACCGATAGGAAATGGTGAAACTTAGCAGATCGAGTACCTGACTGCGCATGGGGTAACCATGTGGGATTTTCATGCCGGTTGATCACCCCAACAGGTTACAGGTAACAGGATTTCTATTTTAGGCTAAACAGATCTTACATAGTTCGTACGTTAGTTCAAGACGGCTTGGTAAACTTGCTACCATTCATTACAACaccataatttcaattcgctaTTTGACGTACATGAGAAAATTGGACATACCGTATGCAGCGTTATGATTCGGTTTATACAACGCAAGCATGTTTTACGTGTTATTAATGCGTGTTTTTCGTACACGAAGTACCCGTTCCTATGACGGTCgagtgagtctgcgaatgcgcatgcgcggagtacggAAAAGACCATTTTTCACTCCTAGCAGTTAAAACTGGTCTTTTCAGCACtgtgcgcatgcgctgtcgtaAACAAATCTGACGTTATGCGGCCGTAAACTCAATCTCGAACTTCGTGAAAAACGCCCAACATACTCTTGTTAcataaagaatcgtgtgcaacaagAAGGCAGCGGTCCTTTCTCTTTTAAGAAAAAGGAACTATGCACAtcaattcgattttatttcttgtactTTGTTAAATATCAACACTCCTTAACATCTGCCCAATCGTTTTTATTTGTACATTCATACGTATCTTTTCTTATCGTTAGCGGGAAGACATGTGGATGTAAGGTCTTGTTGCAGGCAATCCGCCACGCGGATGAAACAGAGATATGACTGCGGACTACTTTTGTCGCAATGAAACACTCGGAAATCAGTATGAATCATCCGAATCACCAATGTCGTTGGACTTGACGTGTATTCCCACTTGACAGTGGTTTGCGGAGTCGTGGCACTGTGAAATAACATCAACTATTTATTACGAAACCGTTACACCCATAAAATTGATAGATTTCAAACGTATTACATCGGAAATCCCGATTGAAATTCCAAACGATGTGCAGAGATGACGTGCGAAAATACTACAATCATGTACTACCGTTGTATCAGACAAGATTAATCCAAGTTTGTGAATTACGCTATCGCGCCTGACACAAAGTTTCGCCATTAGCCTTTGTGctataaaataatgataacCCTTGTCACGTGAATGATACGCAAGATAAGTAATAGATAAATTAACGTTAAAATTAGTCAAGTATTTATCGTCGAGCAGAAATGTCACAACACAATATTGGATATGTTCCCGATGAAATTCGCCCTAGTGCACCGCCAGAATCTGGTAAAACTATACTAACTTGCTCCAATTAACATGAAGATACAATAAAACTTTCCGTAGAGATAGCACTTTCTGCAACTAATTTCAATGTGTGAATCCAGCAACATTCCGTGATAAAGCCAAGTGCCGATATATGTCTGATCAAATAGTTGCTTTTATTGCACGACCATTTGTAATTCGTTGTTAAATTAGTATTTCGAAGATATTACACATGGCTCAAACTTTCAGCAGTTTACGATGAGGTTTCTCGGGACTCAAGGGGAAATTCAACACCTGTCGTTCCGCCCGTATACATGAAACAAACTATTATTACGGTGCAACCACACAATCAGAACGGTGAGCATAACGTTCTTTGTATCTCCAACTTTTCACCTCTTGATAAGATGAAGCAATTTACGTTACTCGTAATCAGGATGGCCAtgataatttaacaaaaaaaattccggaaTGTTTTCCGAATGAAAATCACCTtgtttatttacatttattctaATATCGTTCGATTTCAGACGTCTACTGTAATTATAGTATTTTGGCAGTATTCGGTATAATTTACAGTACAAGAATTTACTTCAAATAACAGAACACGCGATGAAGGGTAAAAATTCAGCTgcataattaaataataaacttgGAGTAAATCTGCTTGCATTTATGTAATTCGGGGcacttattttcaaatttcacgtgTTTTCGGCAATCGAGAGTAAATTTTATCGATCGACTTTTTTGATACTTTTTACGACTGGCTGACTTATCACTCTCAAACGAATCGTAGACCGCGAGAAAAATATAGATGGATGAAATGTACTCTCAGTTGCCAAAATACAGGCGggtttcggtgaaaaaatgtacactGAACTGCGTAAGTGCATGTGGATACATCTTTTGGTTAAACAACCATGTTGTATTTCCacgaacaaataaaatatgcattatgtataacaacaataaaacAGTATCACTTCACAATATGTTCTAATGGAATGCAACTCAAACTCCGTaacatttcttttcaaaattttaaaaattaaacaaaacatCCCAAAtatatgatttatttatttaaaccaCAGGTTCATTGTTACAAATATAAATAGTACCGCATGTAGACTCTAGGCAAGTATCTTTACATCATGATCTGAACGCCATCTAATAAAGAGCAACTTTGAATAGCAATTTCTAATCTTGATGGGATAGGTCACCGTAATTAGAtttcgctgttttttttttctccgcaaactaaaaaatacaaaattctcAGCTTTTCggtatattgaaaaattccgaaatgcAATAATAAATTGCAATAACTGCTTCAGGTACAAATAGAGCACAAAGAGTCCCAGTTCCAGTCAACACAACCGAATGGGTTTCGACGCCGCGAAGTCAACTGAATCCGCTCATCGGAACGGACTTTTTAAATGGAATCGAGCAGCTTGAAATTCAACAGACAGTACAACTGAGCACTTGTAATTactcttttattatttttacggaGCTAatcgaagaagaataaaagcTTATGTAAGTTTCTGGCTCTTCAGTcggtaaagaaatcaaatttcttgtatttattgtataatttgagCGTAAAAGATTTACTTATCGGTTGTTCTCTCGCCATTATTTGAAACTTGCATTTAAtgtattgttgaaaaatatctgcgATGACACGTCGAGTCCTCTCGGGAATCGAGATCGGTACAAACGATTTATTGGGAGAATCTTAAAGCACGACGAATTCTatgagtataaaaaatgaaaatatatctttCGGTCCGAGACAATAACAAGAACTTTGTTTTCTTAAACAGGGCAGCGTGAATTCTAATACAAATATCTGACAGTCGATCGATTCTGTAGCAAAAGCTGTTTGTctgattttctatttcagtaCTAGGTGAAACGAAGTCGGGAAATCAATATAGAGTCAAAGTTCCCAGAGCCGAGACAATATTTCTAGCCACGGAAACATCCACCGAATGCCAACGCGATATCTTGGGTTCCTCCAGAGGTTTCAGTTTGACTTTGACAGATCCCACGGGACAAGAtgctttcaaatttacaaaaagtCCAGGCTGGGGTTGCGTACCTGGATTTTTACACGTAAGCAGGGTCGTTACGTCGTAGAAGaacttttatatttaaagTATTCGTAGGTGATACGTACAAGAACTTTTAAAAACTCAGTTTCTGGACAGGATCTAATCGGCAAGCAAAATTGTCCCAAAACATAAaaatcgagtgaaaaaaattagactttcattattttgaacGTTTTGGCtataaaaccttttctcaaattattcATATCTTAGCTTGTGCCCATTATTTGTTCGGATTCAGTTCTATTACAAACAAATAGTAAGGATGTTTTTGTCATCGGTGTTCAGTATCATCGGTGCTAATAATAATTCTGGaatatttaaacgattctTTTCGCTTTTCCTAACTTCTGATTCAGGCGGTGGGATCTATGAATCCTTTTAAGGATagaataaacatttttctcgatacttgtgttttcaatttcatgtaaaattGCGCTAGCTGCGACGTCTTCGAGTCGACTATGAGCTGGTTCTGATAATAGCAAAAATAAGTGACATTTAACTCTGTCGGTTATGATGGACTATATAATTATAAGCATCCGCTTGATACATGAATAATATTACAGAAAATGTTTGTCGATTGCACGGATCCGATCGGAAGTATAGAGCAGAACTTTACACTTCTTGGGCCTAGCTTTACGGTGTACAATAATGCACGGAACCCCCTGTGCAAAATATATGGACCTAATATGTTTTGCTGTTGCATATCGAGAGATACCCAATTCCAGGTAATGGATCCtactaaaattgaataaagttTTGTCTTATCTGTACTGTGATACTAGTTTTCCTTTAATTCGCGATTTCGCGTATTGCACAATTATTCTAGCATATTTAAACATTATAGATAGTATCTGTCGATGGAACACATCAGATTGCTTCCCTCATACGCCAATGGGATCACATACTACTAGATTATACGATAACGTTGACTGTGCCAGCAGGTACAAATGTGAACCTCAAAGGTTTGCTACTCGGAGCTGCATTTTTGTTGGTGAGTATCGTAATTCGGATGTAATGTCCGTCGAGAATTATAGAACACTTCGTCGtagttaattattatttgccTGTACggattatattttaatttttactgaaaGAAACCACTGTACAGTTATTTAAATACATTGCAAACATGATAAAGCTGtaacaacaaaataaaaacgtaTCGAGTAATTTTTATCTACAAAAGTGCCCGTTTTTGGGACGCTTGGGATAGATTCAattattacatgtattataattttcacgtaTGTTTACAggaatatttgtatttttcacgCTTGAAGAAATCTTGATACTGATAACACATAGCAAAACGGCTACTTACAAATAATAAGCCTTTCTGCAGTCAAAGAACATTAAAGAGTGCAAGGGAACGACTCTTCTTACACTGTCGAattgcttcaaattttttccttatacaatattatatgaaatgtataatgtaaagcaaataaatttgatttgacCATcctcgaaacttgaaaaatgtcAACGAATATATTCacttatatataatacgagCACATAACAACTTAATAACTAGTACAAAGAATGGTCACAGAACTTTGCATgtttgatctgaaaaaaaaatccattccTGTACAACCAGAGCACTCGTTTCAAATTCCTTGTAGGGCTTGTAGGTATCAGTCAATGCCTATTCGGATTAACgagtatttgaatttaaaatcgcTGTCAAGACCTGCATCTGTTTTCatgtttcatcaattttattttatagttGAATGAGATAAGCTCACGTAGTCTATAACCgcatattatttcaattttgaaatgtaCGACGGTCAAATAAACTTGGGCACACACATTTTGGTGAACAAACCAACGAAGCAAAATTATTCTGGCCCCCGAGATGAAAAAAGTGGACTTGGCGAAGGAATCGGTTGTATAACCTACAATCGAGATgatgtagatatatatacgttaattattatatgtttTTTGCCTGTTTCTTCGATcagtgtaaataattttaatgcaaATCTATAATGATTTGTATTCCAGTACACGCAACGCTATGAGGGAAAATTCGTATGGAATAACATGCATGGTTATGGCGACTACGAGTACGTTATGTCTGAAGTTCGATGCTAATTTGTTACAACATATTTTTGAGAACAACTATACTGTAGAGACTATGCGCAATCATTTTGTAAGGCAGCGTTCCCCGGATCGTGGTCCAGTGCATTAGAAAAAGTAGCCAAATTTTGCAGTTaggacgataaaaaaattgaatttattaccCATAAAGACGCGTTGGTTGAAGTTTAGGTTGGGCTAGATTAGGTTATGCTATACATATAGTACGTTTTTGTAAGCAATTAGTATCCTAGGCTACAATCTACGGAATCCATTTTATAAACGCCTTTCAGtaatgaaatcaatttatcCGCATATgccatttttcaatcaactttTGTACTGGTTCGTCAAGAAGAATACGTTCTTCCTTGCATTTAAAATCAAACACAAATCCTACTTCCTTCCGACTTATTgttgattattttaaataataggTGGCAGCCAGCGAGATTAAATTACGAAGGCCAGTGGTATGTTAATAAGAAAGAAGGATATGGTCGCTTCTCGTACCCATCTGGTGCATACTTTGAAGTAAGTTTAAAAAAgattagattttattttctatggACTGTATCATGTCTGTTGATCATATTCACAGCACCGAATACCGCTGATTGATCGAAATTATACACGGGACATTGTATGCCAAATGGACAGCTGATGACCAATTCCGACCATATTTAGTTGAACCCATTTTTTTACTATATGCTCTACACAAGCGAGTAAAGCTGCAAGAAAATTTCATGGAATATTTTCAGACCTGCTAGCTTACTACCGATCtgcgattaattttttaaggCGTGCTAAATTTAATCATGGTCCATGAATTTGCCATCGGTTATATGTTATAACGTAGAAGTTCCCTCGGAAAAATTAAGTACTTGTATAAACTAGTTactcatttttaattttattttcatattcgtACATTAGCTGTCGTCCATTTACAATAAGGAATTTATCCACCTAACGAACCCCGGTTATGTCGTGCGAGCTTTGGCGAATAAGTCGCACGCGTAAGGAACTTGAGAAAAGGGAACGAGAAAGTATGACGAGTGTTTTCCTCGGCTCTCGTTGACTCGTAAGCTCTGTAATGCGGACAAGCAGCTTGGCAATACCATGTCGACCAAGAGTCCGTAGGAGCTTATGAGGGTTGAATCAACGAGGTAGTGTTGCGATCTCGGCATCTTCCTGCGAATATTACGGCCGGAGAACCGTACATGCACATAAAAAAAgcacgaggttgaagttagtaacgttagcCTGACTAAtcgttatgaaaaaattcgttactttgcaattttggaataaatttgaaggagtttgcttttcaaaatatcagtATGTTCTGCTGTATTgagattttataaatttcagataatcTTGAAACTGCgaataaacagttttttctaaACATACATCGTCAAGCTATCGTTCGTAACTTCAacctcgaaaaaaaaacgagccAGGCATCGTGTAATGCGGCGCCGTTGCGAGCGAATCGTTGATATACCGTACTCGCGTCTACCGGTAGGGATCCGAGCACCTctactgcgcatgcgcggcgGCGAGTTCGCGCGCCGAGCGCGGTTACTCAAGTCGGGTAGAAGCGAGCGGCGGTCAGTGTGAAATCAAACTCCGAGTACGGTGGGTGACGGGACGGGTTCGTCTCCACAAAATCGGAGTAACGTTAGCCTGTGTGTACGGGACCTTGGCAATCGTGTGTTTTGAACCCTTCGGAAAACACTTTTCCGAAGTTACAATACGAAAATCGAGATTTTGCAGCACGtcttatttgatttttaccTAGCAGGATAAGGAATAGTgaatattagaatttttttaaatcggaGACGATCcttggaagaaaaaagtttctcaaaaGTTATCAGAGTTCCTCTTACTTGGGTTAAATACAGAAAATAATATGAGTAAAATAAAGATTGGTCGGATTGtgtggtgaatttttttagggTCTATATCGTGAAGACGATAGATTTGGTCCAGGCATTTATACCGATGCTGCAGGGTGTCAAGACGTCGGTATTTGGTTATCATCTCAACTAATTCGTTTGTCCAGAACCTTTGAGGCTGAGCAAATGATGCCTCGTTTGGCTGTTAAAGATGAggataaaattacaattttacaatACCGTCAAATTGTGCATCTACAAAAGGTAATCCGATTCGTCATTCCTAATGTATAGCATGTTATTGGAGTAAACTATACCTATCTGTACCAAGAATAAATAGTGAAACTATTTAGCGGATTCACCGTCCGACTGCGCACGTACGAATTTTGCCCTTTTTTTTATGCAGgttatgcaaatttttttaaatcaagcAGATATGAAATAGTTGATGTAGTAAACCGAGAAGGTTTGGCAAACTTCTATCGTTTATTTATCGATGATTGATGAATTCCACGAGTTCAACATTTCGTGCTACGtttcgaacaatattttaCGCATCCGCGGTCGGCTACTCGGCCTCctaattttcaacatttctcCTCGCGATGCTACTCACTTACCGAATAATACAACTAATTATATTACAGGATGCTGCAAAACATTTGGCAGAGAACTTAATCGAATCTCTGATGCATTCacgaaattttgacaaaaatgcTCTTAAACGAGCCAGCGAATTGTACAACCCACAGTGTAAAGACAACAGAGCACTGTGGTTTAACAAACCAAGGTATTGTTATTTTACGGCAGTATATTTtaggtttctcttttttcaccgacagaggtaggtaagttttatttttatcacacgGTTAAAACTAAAACATAAACACGTGTAGTCAATTTTAACTATTTCCCAGAAAGTTTATAGGAGTGCAATTCATTACAGGTATGTGATTTATCTGTCATTTAAACTAGGTATGACGAGACATTTTTTGGAAATGAATCCGAGCAATTTACAATAGATGTTCTTATGACGGATGAAGAAATCCAGTTAAAAATTGGTACAGTGTTTGCACTagtttgtataattatactttACAACATACAGACCTGACACGGGCAATCTGACAATGAGCACTCAACTAATCATACGATAGATCAGAATCGGGCACTGCCTAATTACAATTTCTAATTAACCTCATGTCAATTATAAGTTAGAGGTGTTATTTGTAATGAGTGCAAGAAAAGATACAAATTGCATTTGCGttatttaatcaaaaaaaggaaaccaaaccatattattattttgtaactaggacaaaataaaatatgaagcaaATTTGTATTCGATAAttagaaaagaataaaatgataatatcTTGTGTACAGAGCGGAGTAAAATATAAACTACATTACTGATAGAATCGTTTTTAACAACAgccgaaaacgaagaaaaaagcactaCTATGATGAAAGATTTGGCCATTGATACTACACCACAGATTCATGAATCAAGAGTTGTTCTCGAAGTATTACATGATTCGGTAGATATTGGTGCAAAAGAGCAATACACCAGAGACGATTCGAATGACGACAAACAgattaaaatatcaaacaaatatgaaaataaagaagaa includes:
- the LOC124179697 gene encoding uncharacterized protein LOC124179697 isoform X4 encodes the protein MSQHNIGYVPDEIRPSAPPESAVYDEVSRDSRGNSTPVVPPVYMKQTIITVQPHNQNGTNRAQRVPVPVNTTEWVSTPRSQLNPLIGTDFLNGIEQLEIQQTVQLSTLLGETKSGNQYRVKVPRAETIFLATETSTECQRDILGSSRGFSLTLTDPTGQDAFKFTKSPGWGCVPGFLHIVSVDGTHQIASLIRQWDHILLDYTITLTVPAGTNVNLKGLLLGAAFLLEYLYFSRLKKS
- the LOC124179697 gene encoding phospholipid scramblase 2 isoform X1, which encodes MSQHNIGYVPDEIRPSAPPESAVYDEVSRDSRGNSTPVVPPVYMKQTIITVQPHNQNGTNRAQRVPVPVNTTEWVSTPRSQLNPLIGTDFLNGIEQLEIQQTVQLSTLLGETKSGNQYRVKVPRAETIFLATETSTECQRDILGSSRGFSLTLTDPTGQDAFKFTKSPGWGCVPGFLHKMFVDCTDPIGSIEQNFTLLGPSFTVYNNARNPLCKIYGPNMFCCCISRDTQFQIVSVDGTHQIASLIRQWDHILLDYTITLTVPAGTNVNLKGLLLGAAFLLEYLYFSRLKKS
- the LOC124179697 gene encoding phospholipid scramblase 2 isoform X2, which produces MSQHNIGYVPDEIRPSAPPESVYDEVSRDSRGNSTPVVPPVYMKQTIITVQPHNQNGTNRAQRVPVPVNTTEWVSTPRSQLNPLIGTDFLNGIEQLEIQQTVQLSTLLGETKSGNQYRVKVPRAETIFLATETSTECQRDILGSSRGFSLTLTDPTGQDAFKFTKSPGWGCVPGFLHKMFVDCTDPIGSIEQNFTLLGPSFTVYNNARNPLCKIYGPNMFCCCISRDTQFQIVSVDGTHQIASLIRQWDHILLDYTITLTVPAGTNVNLKGLLLGAAFLLEYLYFSRLKKS
- the LOC124179697 gene encoding phospholipid scramblase 2 isoform X3 translates to MKQTIITVQPHNQNGTNRAQRVPVPVNTTEWVSTPRSQLNPLIGTDFLNGIEQLEIQQTVQLSTLLGETKSGNQYRVKVPRAETIFLATETSTECQRDILGSSRGFSLTLTDPTGQDAFKFTKSPGWGCVPGFLHKMFVDCTDPIGSIEQNFTLLGPSFTVYNNARNPLCKIYGPNMFCCCISRDTQFQIVSVDGTHQIASLIRQWDHILLDYTITLTVPAGTNVNLKGLLLGAAFLLEYLYFSRLKKS